TGTCGCTAGCTTAGCCACTttagctaacatgctagcagTCGGTGACTTTCTTTAACTCTTTGCGAATTTCAACAATCACTCTCTTTAAATGCTTCTTTTGGTGAATTTCAACTTGTTTTTCAACAATCACTCTTTAAATGCTTCTTTTTGTGAATTTCAACTTGTTTTTCAACAATCACTCTCTTTAAATGCTTCTTTTTGGGAATTTCAACTTGTTTTTCAGCAATCACTTTCTATAATTGCGTCCATTTGTGACTTTCaggcagggctgggcgatattgccttttttaaatatcgatatttttaggccatatcgcgatatatatattACGATGtgttgccttggccttgaatgaacacttgatgcatataatgacagcagtatgatgattctatgtgtctacattcaaacattcttctccatactgcattcatatatgttacttttaaactttcatgcagagagggaaatcacaaccaagtcaattgactaaaagtgtatttattaaagttattaagcaatggcacaaacattcatgtcatttccaaaacagaaagtgcaagattgtcagagacattttaagtgtcaaataaaaatgagctgcataataggttatCAAATAGTAttggtccttcactatgtggtaggttactacggacgttattaaattatcTTCATTCTTTAGCGAATTACTTTTCAAATGATTCTACATATTACCAGTAatgtactttttatagcaacgctttggtcccacacttgacaaattatggttgtctgttcgacatattcccgcttgaagccagacgatggaccccctgcagtttttattgggaattaagtcttccttcatttgttaccagatccgcaccttctttctccggTACGGCTACGtcagcagctaacgtagcccagtctgctacctctctgctctgcgagggtggacacgtatgtgaggtatgaggtgacagtatgtgacgtgtgtaagaatgtgcgcctgcttgtctgtggagaaggagagacaagaaagagtgagaagagcctgaagtgtactgcccgcagctaaaagcaactgcgtgagaaggtatactccaatattacaatatagtcattttctatatcgcacagagacaaacccgcaatatatcgtatatatcgcccagtctTACTTTCAAGTGGTATTCCAACAATGACTTTCTATAACTGCTTATATTTGTGACTTTCAACTTGTTTTTCAACAATGACTTTCTCTAACTGCTTCTATTTGTGACTTTCAAGTGGTATTCCAACAATGTGGCTCCAGCAGCGACTCAAGGGGCTCCCCGGCTTGCTCTCGAGCAGCTGGGCTCGAAGAATGATCCTGGGACTGCTCATCTTCCTCATCTTCTACTGGTACCTGGGTGCCGAGCGCAAGTGGCGCTTCTTTAGCGGCTCGGCCATGCCCGGCGGGGCGGCGGGACTGTGTCTGGAGGCGGAGATCCACAGGTGGAAGTCCCTTGTGGAACGCGGGGAGGGTTTGTACAGCACATCCCAGGAACAAGTGGACACACCTTTTGTAACGGGCAACGGCCACATTCTTGTTGACACTGACTTCAACAAACTGTGGGTGGCGTCCTCCTCACAGCCCGGGTCAGCCCCGGTCCACCAGGTGGATTATTCCCCCATTGCGAGCGTTCATCTGGAGGGCCAGCAGGCTGAAGCACGGGCAACCATGATGTGGTTCCGGAAAGGATCCGTGCTATCGGTCCGCTGTGCCGCACGGGGGGCCGCGCAGTCCTCCCGGGGCTGCGTCACCATCAGAGAGGAGTTTATCGCCCACAGGAGCCGACACAACGTCTATCTTCAGAGAGTCCACATCAACAACCCCACTGACAAGCCGGCCACCTTCGAGGTGTCCTCCAAAACCACGGACTTTGACAGAAAGTTCTCCACCAGCGTGGACAAAGTGGAGAACAAGGAGATCGTCCTGGCGTCAGGGCGAGTTTCCCTGGAGAAGAACCGCATGGTGCTGGTGGTGGTGGTCACCAAGAAGCTCAGCGGCAGGATCCAGGTCTTTCCTAACTCCGAGTACACGGACAACATCGTGTCTGTGGTGAGGACTTCGCAGCCCATCGAGCCTTCAAAGCTGGACGAGACCTTCGTGAGCCTAAGGGATGAAGCCAAAAAAGAGCTAGGAGAGCTCCTGAGGGCAAACGTGGACGACCTGGTCATAGACCACCAACAGGCCTGGATGGACCTCTTCATTTCCGGTGAGTTACCCTCTCAAAATTGAACTTAATCATGTCAGTGACTAGAAGAGCGAGGCTGTCCATAAATTCAACCATTTTGATGTTTTTCACTTTCAAaaccaatatatttttttaaccctttaaAGCTCCCCTCAAGTTTTGTTACAAATGTTAGAAATGTGATTCATTTGGcatattttttattcaacacataaatctctagttcaggggtgtcaaagtcatttttagCTCGGGGTCCACATGGAGTAAGTCCCATTTATTTGTCCTGCACATTTCACAGACAAAAAAGTGCTTCACGACACAGTTAAAATATAAGAAATGACATCTAATACAAAAGGCCAATATACGATCTAAAAACACAGTGTGAataaacaatatcaatcaaatgTATTCAcaaggtaaaatcacggcatggtaacttagaaataaagacaacttcagatagttttctttgtttaaaaacagaacgagcacattctgataatgtacaaataatttttttaaatgttgcggGTTATGAtattctatcttcatttgtcgttatttagactttctgaataaatgatgtgatattgTTCATTGGTCAAATAGGTGGAATTAAGTCTTGACAGATGTTTAAAATGCTCCCATTGGTGTTAAATTCTAATCTATCAGAAGatgaaatgaataataatatcaaCATTTAACTCCACAATGTTGTTATTGTAATTGACTAATATTTCTCAACTGATGCACTAACATATGGTTGGTGCTGTACATCATCTGCAACTAAACTCATTTCATTAACCACACGTGAAGTCAGGAGGGGATAAAACTTATTTAGGCCTTTTTTGAGCTAGAAATGTCACATTGCCAACATGTTTGACAATCAAGGCACGAAGGTAACAGTCCTCATGTTGTATACTATCAATAATAAGTACCTAGacggggggtcggcaacctaaaatgttaaaagagccatattggaccaaaaatacaaaaccaaaaatgtctggagccgcaataaattaaaagccatattacatacagatagtgtcatcaGATATAAATTgatttaagaggacttaaaggaaactaaatgagctcaaatataccaacaaatgaggcataatgatgcaatatgtacatacagctagcctaaatagcatgttagcatcgattagcttgcagggaccaaatatgtctgattagcacgccacacaagtcaataacatcaacaaaactcacttttgtgcatgaatgcacaacattaaaagttaggtggacaaaatgagacagaaaaagaagtggcataaaacacgtcttagaaagtcgaagaaagttgtacatgtaaacaaactatggtgagttcaaggactgccaaaatgagtgggacaaaacggggcttgccaaatactcgaatcagtgaagtatGTGTAAtgaaaacagtgtgctttatatcaAGTaaagaggtttgtgtcatgtttgtcctcctacagaaactatattaaaacataaaatataacttttatattttttcccctcatctttttccattttttatacatttttatactaggacggcgctaaagagctgcattcggctttagagccgcgggttgccgacccccgacctagtgtccaaacaggaagtgttgccagatagctccgccccctctgatGTCATGCACTCTAGGGCAGGGCATATCAAGAATGGCTCTTGCGACATCCActggacacttttagaacagcagGTTCTTTCATTGTAACATTTCAGCTCATttctatacttagcaaactcctcTGGGCTGGATGAAACTTGTTCTCACGTTGGACGCCACAACTTCAGCTCTGTCCATTCCAACTTTTTACTTTTTCCAGGTTTTCTCTTGTCAGCTAGCAATCAACACTCTACTTTTCAGCTataactatatatttatatataattagcATGCTacttgtcagctagtgattaagactctagttgtcagctagcgattaactGTCAgttactgattgattgattgacacttttattagcagatagtacagtacagtacagtacatattccgtacaattgaccactaaatggtaacaccccaataagtttttcaacttgtttaagtcggggtccacgtaacactctagttgtcagctagtgattaaagctagttgtcagctagtgattaagactgtagttgccagctagcgacaGCTACTAATTCACACTGTAGTTGTCGGCTAGCAAATAGTGTGTTAGTTATCAGCTAGGGATTAACtctctagttgtcagctagcgattaaagctagttgtcagctagtgattaacaCTAGTTATCAGCTGgcaattagcactctagttgtcagctagtgattaacaCTCTAGTTGTCAGCTCGCAAATAGTATGTTTGTTGTCAGCTTGTGACTAACCTCCTAGTTATCAGCTAGCGATTATCtctctagttgtcagctagcgattggcGTGATAATTGACAGCTAACGATTAGCACTGTgcttgtcagctagcgattggcACGTTATTTGGCAGCTGGTGTGCTAGTTGTCAGCTTGCGATGAACActcttgttgtcagctagcgattggcACATTATTTGGCAGCTggtgtgttagttgtcagcttTCGATGAACActcttgttgtcagctagcggtTAGCGTCGTAGTTGTCAGGCGGGTGCAGTGGATGAGTGGATTCTTCTTCCCCGCCTAACGAGCGTCTCCGTGCAGGCGTGGAGATGAGGAAGATCACGGACTCGCACACGCCGTCGAGCCGCACGGTGAACGCCACGCTGTACTACATGCTGTCGTCCTGGGCGGCTCCCTTGCTGGAGCGGCGGCTGGGCAGCGAGGAGCGCGGCGCCCTGGAGTCCAGCCTCAACTACGCCGACCACTGCTTCAGCGGCCACGCCACCATGCACGCCGAGAACCTGTGGCCCGAGCGGGTGAGCAGCGCCGCCCAGATCCTGCAGCTGGTCACGCTCTGGACCCTGACGCTGCAGAAGCGCGGCTGCAAGGCGCTGGTGGCGGCCGGCGCCCACGGGGCCATGCAGGGCATGGCGCTCAGCTTCGGGGGGCTGCAGTTCACGGAGCACCACCTGCAGTTCCAGGCCGACCCGGACGTGCTCCACAACAGCTACGCCCTGAGGGGGATCCGCTACAACCGGGACCTCATCAACCTGGCGGTCCTGCTGGACGGCGAGGGCAAGCCCTTCCTCCACGTGTCCGTCAAGCCGCAGGAGAAGCCCGTCAAGCTGTACGCCTGCGAGGCCGG
The DNA window shown above is from Nerophis ophidion isolate RoL-2023_Sa linkage group LG06, RoL_Noph_v1.0, whole genome shotgun sequence and carries:
- the kiaa2013 gene encoding uncharacterized protein KIAA2013 homolog, which encodes MWLQQRLKGLPGLLSSSWARRMILGLLIFLIFYWYLGAERKWRFFSGSAMPGGAAGLCLEAEIHRWKSLVERGEGLYSTSQEQVDTPFVTGNGHILVDTDFNKLWVASSSQPGSAPVHQVDYSPIASVHLEGQQAEARATMMWFRKGSVLSVRCAARGAAQSSRGCVTIREEFIAHRSRHNVYLQRVHINNPTDKPATFEVSSKTTDFDRKFSTSVDKVENKEIVLASGRVSLEKNRMVLVVVVTKKLSGRIQVFPNSEYTDNIVSVVRTSQPIEPSKLDETFVSLRDEAKKELGELLRANVDDLVIDHQQAWMDLFISGVEMRKITDSHTPSSRTVNATLYYMLSSWAAPLLERRLGSEERGALESSLNYADHCFSGHATMHAENLWPERVSSAAQILQLVTLWTLTLQKRGCKALVAAGAHGAMQGMALSFGGLQFTEHHLQFQADPDVLHNSYALRGIRYNRDLINLAVLLDGEGKPFLHVSVKPQEKPVKLYACEAGCLNEPVELTSEVKGHTFPVMVTQPITPLLYISPDLRHLQDLRHTLHLKAILAHEEHMANRYPGLPFLFWFSVASLITLFHLFLFKLIYNEYCGPGAKPLFRSKV